Genomic DNA from Candidatus Zixiibacteriota bacterium:
CCCTGCCTACATGCGATGCTCCGTCAATCTCAATCGCCAATTGCAGTGGTGGGCAGTAGAAATCGACTATGTAGTGGCCGATCGGCCGCTGACGGTGAAAGTCATGGCCACGCATTTGCCGACGCCTGAGTTGCTGCCACAGCAGCACCTCGGCGAGATTCCCGGCCTTCCGCAATGATCGGGCACGATGCTTTAGCTTCGGATCGTACGGCAGATGCTTGTGACGCATGACAGGTGCCTCCTCATGCCAATTCACCCACCCCGACTCGCGCCCGCGAGAACGGTGGACT
This window encodes:
- a CDS encoding endonuclease domain-containing protein; this encodes MRHKHLPYDPKLKHRARSLRKAGNLAEVLLWQQLRRRQMRGHDFHRQRPIGHYIVDFYCPPLQLAIEIDGASHVGREAADQKRQQELKEMGVAVLRFLDADVRNNLRGVLRAIEEWIVANERRPR